A section of the Thermotoga caldifontis AZM44c09 genome encodes:
- a CDS encoding carbohydrate ABC transporter permease, with product MKKRLTPYLFLAGPLALYFIWVIYPIFRTIVASFTRWDGMTKPRFVGWENFVRLFNDRYFILSLLNNFKWMIGFVILSIPLGLLFAMLMDQKYPGHRIYKSLVYLPMALSFVVIGQIWSWVLEPAGGIVNTFFRWIGLESLAKPWLSDPKIVTYSLIWAALWRQIPYAMVLFLAGLQSVDKEHVEAAIVDGANAFQRFWYVILPELRPAMVIAITVNIIDSLRAFDIVFVMTRGGPYYSSSVMANYMYIQAFHNYRMGYGAAIAVIQFLITFGFILVYVLNVLKREERI from the coding sequence ATGAAGAAGAGGCTGACACCCTATCTCTTCCTCGCAGGGCCCTTAGCCCTCTATTTCATCTGGGTCATATACCCCATCTTTCGTACCATCGTGGCGAGTTTCACGCGCTGGGACGGTATGACGAAGCCGAGGTTCGTCGGCTGGGAGAACTTCGTCAGGCTCTTCAACGATCGTTACTTCATCCTTTCTCTGCTGAACAACTTCAAATGGATGATCGGTTTCGTCATACTCTCGATCCCACTCGGGCTTCTCTTCGCGATGCTCATGGACCAGAAGTATCCGGGCCACAGGATCTACAAATCTCTCGTATATCTGCCGATGGCGCTGTCGTTCGTCGTGATAGGTCAGATATGGTCCTGGGTGCTCGAACCGGCTGGAGGCATCGTCAACACCTTTTTTCGATGGATCGGGCTGGAAAGTCTGGCGAAACCGTGGTTGAGCGATCCGAAGATAGTCACTTACTCGTTGATCTGGGCCGCACTCTGGAGACAGATCCCCTACGCGATGGTTCTCTTTCTGGCAGGTTTGCAGAGCGTCGATAAGGAACACGTTGAGGCGGCCATAGTCGATGGTGCGAACGCGTTTCAGAGGTTCTGGTACGTGATACTCCCCGAACTGAGACCCGCCATGGTGATAGCCATCACGGTCAACATCATCGATTCGCTCAGGGCGTTCGACATCGTGTTCGTCATGACCAGGGGTGGTCCATACTATTCTTCGAGCGTCATGGCGAACTACATGTACATACAGGCGTTCCACAACTACAGGATGGGTTACGGTGCAGCCATAGCGGTGATACAGTTC